In Arthrobacter citreus, a genomic segment contains:
- a CDS encoding sugar ABC transporter permease: MSVLSELSSLKRSKGTVKRKLTRAEKQEERAGFLFLSPWIVGLVAITIGPMAASLYLSFTDYNMLQPPQWTGLENFTRMMDDARLLNSLKVTFLFVFISVPLQLLAALVLALVLDRGLRGMNLYRSIYYLPSLLGGSVAIAVLWRQIFGTEGLINQVLGFFGIQGQGWISDPSTALGTLMILNIWTFGAPMIIFLAGLRQIPVMYYEAASMDGASKLRQLWTITIPLLTPIIFFNLVLQIIGAFQSFTQAFVVSGGTGGPADSTMFYTLYLYQKGFGNFDMGYASAMAWLLLVIIAIFTLINFMASKFWVFYDD; the protein is encoded by the coding sequence ATGTCGGTACTGAGTGAGCTATCCAGCCTGAAACGATCCAAAGGTACTGTCAAACGCAAGCTGACCCGGGCCGAAAAGCAGGAGGAGCGGGCAGGCTTCCTGTTCCTGAGCCCGTGGATCGTGGGCCTGGTGGCCATCACCATTGGCCCCATGGCGGCTTCGCTGTATTTGTCCTTCACTGACTACAACATGCTCCAGCCGCCGCAATGGACCGGCCTGGAGAACTTCACCCGCATGATGGACGATGCACGGCTGCTGAACTCGCTCAAGGTGACATTCCTGTTCGTGTTTATCTCCGTCCCTCTCCAGTTGCTGGCAGCCCTGGTCCTGGCACTGGTTCTGGACCGCGGGCTCCGCGGCATGAACCTGTACCGCTCCATCTACTACCTGCCGTCCCTGCTGGGCGGCTCGGTAGCCATCGCCGTTCTGTGGCGCCAGATCTTCGGCACCGAGGGCCTGATCAACCAGGTCCTCGGGTTCTTCGGAATCCAGGGCCAGGGCTGGATTTCAGACCCGTCCACCGCTCTGGGCACCCTGATGATCCTCAACATCTGGACCTTCGGCGCTCCCATGATCATCTTCCTCGCCGGGCTGCGCCAAATTCCGGTCATGTACTACGAGGCCGCGTCCATGGACGGCGCCTCCAAGCTCCGCCAGCTGTGGACCATCACGATCCCCCTGCTGACACCGATCATCTTCTTCAACCTGGTGCTGCAGATCATCGGCGCCTTCCAGTCCTTCACCCAGGCCTTCGTGGTCTCGGGCGGAACCGGGGGCCCCGCCGACTCCACCATGTTCTACACGCTGTACCTCTACCAGAAAGGCTTCGGAAACTTCGACATGGGCTATGCGTCCGCCATGGCCTGGCTCCTGCTGGTGATCATCGCCATCTTCACGCTGATCAACTTCATGGCTTCGAAGTTCTGGGTGTTCTATGACGACTAA
- a CDS encoding LacI family DNA-binding transcriptional regulator, with product MYEVARHAGVSLATASRVLNGSSRRPGDAISERVKASAAELGYIANAQAQGLAKKNSGMLGLILHDISDPYFSTIARGVQGSVQDQQKVVLLASTGGGPASERRAVATFAARRADAIVIAGTRTDTEKAAGENELLLTELRRYKANGGKVAVIGQPVVGSVPDDGFHTVPVPNRQLSLQLAADLACAGHRRFLILAGPEGLVTSDERLAGFQEGLKQAGLDPAEVRRTGFNRDGGYDAAVTLAEDLNSGTPSARTGAGDGPAVCVFAASDVMAIGAIAGLREHGLRIPEDVAVAGFDDIETLRDFTPALTTAQLPLSSLGSEAVARVLAEDPPQDPFVAQGHIILRHSTETS from the coding sequence TTGTATGAAGTAGCCCGCCATGCCGGGGTTTCCCTGGCCACCGCATCACGGGTTCTCAACGGCTCCAGCCGCCGCCCCGGCGATGCAATCTCCGAACGGGTCAAAGCCTCCGCGGCGGAACTCGGCTACATCGCCAATGCACAGGCCCAGGGCCTGGCCAAGAAAAACAGCGGGATGCTGGGGCTGATCCTGCACGACATCAGCGACCCCTACTTCTCCACGATTGCGCGCGGGGTCCAGGGGTCCGTCCAGGATCAGCAGAAGGTGGTCCTGCTGGCCAGCACCGGCGGCGGGCCCGCCAGCGAGCGCCGCGCCGTCGCCACCTTTGCCGCACGGCGTGCCGATGCCATTGTCATTGCCGGCACCCGCACCGACACCGAGAAGGCCGCCGGCGAAAATGAACTGCTGCTCACCGAACTGCGGCGCTATAAGGCCAACGGCGGCAAGGTGGCGGTGATCGGGCAGCCGGTGGTGGGCTCGGTGCCCGACGACGGCTTCCATACCGTCCCAGTGCCCAACCGGCAGCTGAGCCTTCAACTCGCCGCAGATCTTGCCTGTGCCGGCCATCGCCGCTTCCTGATTCTGGCCGGACCCGAGGGCCTGGTGACATCCGATGAACGCCTGGCCGGCTTCCAGGAAGGGTTGAAGCAAGCCGGACTGGATCCCGCAGAGGTGCGCCGCACCGGGTTCAACCGTGACGGCGGATACGACGCCGCGGTCACGCTGGCAGAGGATCTGAACTCCGGAACGCCCTCCGCCCGGACCGGCGCCGGCGACGGGCCGGCCGTCTGTGTCTTCGCAGCCAGCGATGTGATGGCGATCGGAGCGATCGCTGGCCTGCGGGAACACGGACTGCGCATTCCCGAGGATGTTGCAGTGGCGGGTTTTGACGATATCGAGACGCTGCGCGACTTCACCCCGGCCCTGACGACGGCGCAGCTGCCGCTCTCGAGCCTCGGCAGCGAGGCCGTGGCCCGGGTCCTGGCCGAGGACCCGCCACAGGATCCTTTCGTGGCCCAGGGGCACATCATCCTGCGCCACAGCACCGAAACGTCCTAA
- a CDS encoding Gfo/Idh/MocA family oxidoreductase, whose protein sequence is MENTPAKPRTIRIAMNGITGRMGYRQHLLRSILPIVEAGGFLLEDGTRVQVEPILVGRNEAKLRELAEKHKVSEWTTDLDAVIADPTVDVVFDASMTNLRAATLKKAMLAGKHIFTEKPTAETLEEAIELARIGRETGVTAGVVHDKLYLPGLVKLRRLVDEGFFGRILSIRGEFGYWVFEGDHQAAQRPSWNYRKEDGGGMATDMFCHWSYVLEGIIGKVRTVNAKTVTHIPTRWDEDSHEYAATADDAAYGIFELETPAGDPVVGQINSSWAVRVYRDELVEFQVDGTHGSAVAGLNKCVSQHRVNTPKPVWNPDLPVTESFRSQWQEVPANAELDNGFKLQWEEFLRDVVAGREHRFGLLSAARGVQLAELGLQSSAERRTLDIEEITL, encoded by the coding sequence ATGGAGAACACCCCCGCCAAGCCCCGGACCATCCGGATTGCCATGAACGGCATCACCGGACGGATGGGCTACCGCCAGCACCTGCTGCGCTCGATCCTGCCCATCGTCGAAGCCGGAGGCTTCCTGCTGGAAGACGGCACGCGGGTTCAGGTGGAGCCCATCCTGGTGGGCCGCAACGAAGCCAAGCTCCGCGAACTGGCCGAAAAGCACAAGGTTTCGGAATGGACCACGGATCTGGACGCCGTAATCGCCGATCCCACCGTCGACGTCGTTTTTGATGCTTCGATGACCAACCTCCGCGCCGCCACGCTGAAGAAGGCCATGCTCGCGGGCAAGCACATCTTCACGGAAAAGCCCACGGCGGAGACCCTGGAGGAGGCCATCGAACTGGCCCGCATCGGCCGCGAAACCGGGGTTACGGCAGGCGTTGTGCATGACAAGCTGTACCTGCCGGGGCTGGTCAAGCTCCGCCGCCTGGTTGACGAAGGGTTCTTTGGACGCATCCTCTCCATCCGCGGCGAATTCGGCTACTGGGTTTTTGAGGGCGACCACCAGGCGGCCCAGCGCCCGTCCTGGAACTACCGCAAGGAGGACGGCGGCGGCATGGCCACTGACATGTTCTGCCACTGGAGCTACGTGCTCGAAGGCATCATTGGCAAGGTCCGCACGGTCAATGCCAAGACGGTCACCCACATTCCCACCCGCTGGGACGAGGACAGCCACGAATACGCTGCAACGGCAGACGACGCCGCCTACGGCATCTTTGAACTGGAAACCCCGGCCGGGGATCCCGTGGTTGGCCAGATCAATTCCTCCTGGGCCGTGCGCGTGTACCGCGATGAGCTGGTGGAGTTCCAGGTGGACGGCACGCACGGATCCGCCGTTGCCGGGCTGAACAAGTGCGTGTCCCAGCACCGGGTCAACACGCCCAAGCCCGTATGGAACCCGGACCTGCCGGTCACCGAATCCTTCCGCAGTCAGTGGCAGGAAGTGCCCGCCAACGCGGAACTGGACAACGGATTCAAGCTGCAGTGGGAAGAATTCCTGCGCGACGTCGTCGCCGGCCGGGAGCACCGCTTTGGCCTGCTGTCCGCGGCCCGCGGCGTGCAGCTGGCCGAACTTGGCCTGCAGTCCTCCGCGGAGCGGCGCACCCTGGACATCGAGGAGATCACCCTCTGA
- a CDS encoding dihydrodipicolinate synthase family protein gives MAELTLPADDGGTRAYTTAPAMVWNRPTAPLQARRAYAAAHVIPRTTGNNVPGAPADMDWDATLGYRHELWSYGLGVADAMDTAQRGMGLDWAATQELIKRSAAEAASVAASGAPAVAGKTVRDLIAAGAGTDHLDLAALPSGRAGVDAVLAAYREQISVVEGSGAKVILMASRALARVASGPEDYLRVYSTLLDEVSEPVILHWLGDMFDPALAGYWGGADVDAATATFRELIEGSAAKVDGVKVSLLDAAHEKALRAALPEGVRLYTGDDFNYPELIDGDGTHYSDALLGIFAAIYPAASVALQKYDAGRPAEARAILDSTRELGLHIFSAPTFYYKTGIAFMSWLNGRQPGFSMVGGLQNGRSVPHLVRTFELADKAGLLADPDLAAARMRSWLSVNGVGA, from the coding sequence ATGGCAGAGCTAACGCTGCCCGCCGACGACGGCGGCACCCGTGCGTACACCACCGCGCCGGCCATGGTGTGGAACCGCCCGACGGCGCCGCTTCAGGCCCGCCGCGCTTATGCCGCCGCGCACGTCATTCCACGGACCACCGGAAACAATGTTCCCGGCGCACCCGCGGACATGGACTGGGATGCGACGCTGGGCTACCGGCACGAACTGTGGTCCTACGGACTGGGCGTCGCCGACGCAATGGACACCGCACAGCGCGGGATGGGCCTGGACTGGGCCGCGACCCAGGAACTGATCAAGCGCTCCGCCGCCGAGGCTGCGTCAGTGGCAGCCTCGGGTGCTCCCGCCGTCGCGGGCAAAACGGTCCGTGACCTGATTGCGGCCGGAGCCGGTACCGATCACCTGGACCTGGCCGCGCTGCCCTCGGGACGGGCCGGCGTGGATGCCGTCCTGGCCGCATACCGCGAACAGATTTCAGTGGTTGAGGGTTCCGGCGCCAAGGTCATCCTGATGGCCTCGCGCGCCCTGGCCCGGGTGGCGTCCGGGCCGGAGGATTACCTCCGGGTGTACTCCACCCTGCTGGATGAGGTCAGCGAACCGGTCATCCTGCACTGGCTGGGCGACATGTTTGACCCGGCGCTTGCCGGTTACTGGGGCGGGGCTGACGTGGACGCCGCCACTGCCACCTTCCGGGAGCTGATCGAAGGGTCCGCGGCGAAGGTTGACGGCGTGAAGGTGTCGCTGCTGGATGCCGCCCATGAGAAGGCACTGCGCGCGGCGCTGCCCGAAGGAGTCCGCCTGTACACCGGAGATGACTTCAACTATCCGGAACTGATAGACGGCGACGGCACGCACTATTCCGACGCCCTGCTGGGGATTTTTGCGGCCATCTATCCCGCGGCGTCAGTGGCGCTGCAGAAGTACGACGCCGGCCGGCCGGCGGAGGCGCGGGCCATCCTGGACTCCACGCGGGAGCTTGGCCTGCACATCTTCAGCGCCCCCACGTTCTACTACAAGACCGGCATTGCCTTCATGTCCTGGCTCAACGGCCGGCAGCCCGGCTTCTCCATGGTGGGCGGGCTGCAGAACGGCCGGTCCGTCCCGCATTTGGTGCGGACCTTTGAGCTGGCGGACAAGGCGGGCCTGCTCGCCGATCCGGACCTCGCGGCGGCACGGATGCGTTCCTGGCTGAGCGTGAACGGAGTGGGAGCATGA
- a CDS encoding sugar phosphate isomerase/epimerase family protein — protein MSDFSRLSLNSATTKYWTLEQVIDGCVRTGIPAIGPWRDRVAEVGTERAAKLISNAGLRVSSLCRGGFLTASDQEGREAAVQDNRAAILEAEILGTGELFLVVGGLPAGDRDIVAARQRVADRLGELVPFATEHGVRLVLEPLHPMYAADRALLSTLGQALDLAAPYPAAAVGVAVDTFHVWWDPQLREQIARAGRENRIASYQVCDFNMPIAADALLSRGIMGDGVIDFATITGWVADAGYTGDIEVEIFNQQIWDNPGDELLETIKNRYASLVLPWAKR, from the coding sequence ATGAGTGATTTCTCGCGGCTGTCCCTGAACAGCGCCACCACTAAGTACTGGACCCTGGAGCAGGTGATCGACGGCTGCGTGCGCACCGGCATCCCGGCGATCGGCCCCTGGCGGGACCGGGTGGCTGAGGTGGGCACGGAACGGGCGGCGAAACTCATCAGCAATGCCGGGCTGCGGGTGTCATCCCTGTGCCGCGGCGGATTCCTGACCGCCTCGGACCAGGAGGGCCGCGAGGCCGCCGTGCAGGACAACCGGGCAGCCATTCTGGAGGCCGAAATCCTGGGGACGGGGGAGCTGTTCCTGGTGGTCGGCGGGCTTCCTGCCGGAGACAGGGACATTGTTGCGGCCCGGCAGCGGGTGGCGGACAGGCTCGGGGAACTCGTTCCCTTTGCCACGGAGCACGGGGTGCGCCTGGTACTGGAACCGCTGCATCCCATGTATGCCGCGGACCGGGCACTGCTGTCCACCCTGGGGCAGGCGCTGGACCTGGCGGCGCCATACCCGGCCGCCGCCGTCGGCGTGGCAGTGGACACCTTCCATGTGTGGTGGGATCCGCAGCTGCGGGAGCAAATTGCGCGTGCCGGCCGGGAAAACCGGATTGCGTCCTATCAGGTCTGTGACTTCAACATGCCGATCGCGGCCGATGCGCTGCTCTCGCGCGGAATCATGGGCGACGGCGTGATCGACTTTGCCACGATCACCGGCTGGGTGGCGGACGCCGGCTACACCGGCGACATTGAGGTGGAGATCTTCAACCAGCAGATCTGGGACAACCCCGGCGACGAACTCCTGGAGACCATCAAGAACCGGTACGCCTCACTGGTGCTGCCCTGGGCCAAGAGGTAA
- a CDS encoding NAD(P)H-binding protein — translation MRIVVTTPTGRVGSRVLQLLVQAGMRPTVLVRDASRLNPGLAPHCDVVEGDSGDPNAVLRATEHADALYWVSPAPQDDDPVAGYLRLGSVAAEAVSVNKVPRVVFQSSVGAEARSGFGDIDGLGGTEDLFNNTGAYVTHLRCGYFFTNLLMDLESLRAGVLATTLPVDHRMPWVDPRDIGDVAAARLLAPDWTGVRSLGVLGPRDLSFTEVARIVADAVGRPLAAEQVPENDVADGLRAAGLTEAQINGVLGMSRGQLGFSPENPRNSLSGTPTTLGAWAYENLRPLLAAGD, via the coding sequence ATGAGAATTGTGGTGACAACACCGACGGGCCGGGTGGGATCCCGGGTCCTCCAGCTGCTGGTGCAGGCCGGGATGCGGCCAACCGTCCTGGTGCGGGACGCGTCCCGGCTGAATCCCGGACTGGCCCCGCACTGTGACGTCGTGGAGGGAGATTCCGGGGACCCGAATGCGGTCCTGCGGGCCACTGAACATGCCGACGCCCTGTATTGGGTGAGTCCGGCACCGCAGGACGATGACCCGGTGGCGGGCTATCTTCGGCTTGGCAGCGTTGCCGCCGAGGCAGTCTCCGTCAATAAGGTTCCGCGGGTGGTGTTTCAGAGCAGCGTCGGCGCCGAGGCCCGAAGCGGTTTCGGGGACATTGACGGGCTGGGCGGCACCGAGGACCTGTTCAACAACACCGGCGCGTACGTGACGCATTTGCGCTGCGGGTATTTCTTCACCAATCTCCTGATGGATCTGGAGTCGCTGCGGGCCGGAGTGCTCGCCACTACCCTTCCGGTGGACCACCGGATGCCTTGGGTGGATCCGCGGGATATTGGTGATGTGGCCGCTGCCAGACTGCTGGCACCAGACTGGACCGGGGTCCGCTCGCTGGGCGTCCTCGGGCCGCGGGACCTGTCCTTTACAGAGGTGGCGCGGATTGTGGCAGATGCCGTTGGCCGCCCGCTGGCCGCAGAGCAGGTGCCGGAGAACGACGTCGCCGACGGGCTGCGCGCAGCGGGCCTCACCGAGGCGCAGATCAACGGGGTGCTGGGAATGTCCCGTGGACAGCTGGGCTTTTCGCCGGAAAATCCGCGGAACAGCCTCTCAGGTACGCCCACCACCCTGGGCGCGTGGGCGTACGAAAATCTGCGGCCGCTGCTGGCAGCCGGGGATTGA
- a CDS encoding FAD-dependent monooxygenase — MRGSALVIGAGIAGTAAARGLLRAGWSVQVLERNAAMPGSGTALGMWPEAMRALDALGAGSTVRAGSVERSGARILRPDGSEIAALGKGRAARLVPRTVLLEALADELPAETIQWNFPVTGPESLPHADVVIAADGISSRLRTAQFGIRPRPLGTVAFRGTVPGPTGEVSETWGPGRLFGITPLDHQNTNWFACFRSGDPMLSGLGTDLSPEALQSRAGEILGRLYRNWHPEVGRVLGQLDGNPVDYRELSDIPRLPSYVFGRTALLGDAAHGMAPNLGRGACEALLDAAALVEALAAAPDAGTALHRYDANRRRRGTRMVLMARLLNRASTAGKFTTVRNAAVSAAARFS; from the coding sequence ATGCGCGGATCAGCACTCGTCATCGGGGCGGGAATTGCGGGAACGGCTGCCGCGCGGGGATTGCTCCGCGCCGGCTGGTCAGTCCAGGTTCTGGAGCGCAACGCGGCCATGCCCGGCAGCGGAACCGCACTGGGCATGTGGCCGGAAGCCATGCGGGCGCTGGACGCGCTGGGCGCCGGGAGCACGGTCCGTGCCGGATCGGTGGAACGGAGCGGTGCGCGGATCCTCCGTCCCGACGGCAGCGAAATAGCGGCGCTTGGCAAAGGGCGCGCCGCCCGGCTGGTGCCGCGGACCGTCCTGCTGGAGGCGCTGGCCGATGAACTGCCCGCGGAGACAATCCAGTGGAACTTCCCGGTGACCGGGCCGGAATCCCTGCCGCACGCTGATGTGGTTATTGCTGCTGACGGGATCTCGAGCCGGCTGCGCACCGCCCAGTTCGGCATCCGCCCCCGACCGCTCGGAACCGTGGCCTTCCGCGGTACGGTGCCGGGCCCCACCGGCGAAGTGAGTGAGACCTGGGGGCCGGGCCGGCTGTTCGGCATCACGCCGCTCGATCATCAAAACACCAACTGGTTCGCGTGTTTTCGTTCCGGGGACCCGATGCTGTCCGGCCTCGGAACAGATCTGTCTCCGGAAGCACTCCAGTCCCGGGCAGGAGAAATCCTGGGGCGCCTGTACCGGAACTGGCATCCGGAAGTTGGCCGGGTACTCGGGCAATTGGACGGCAATCCAGTGGACTACCGCGAGCTGTCCGATATACCGCGTCTGCCATCCTACGTTTTCGGCAGGACAGCCCTGCTGGGAGATGCCGCACACGGCATGGCCCCGAATCTTGGCCGGGGCGCCTGCGAAGCGCTTTTGGACGCGGCTGCACTGGTGGAAGCACTAGCGGCGGCCCCCGATGCCGGCACCGCCCTGCACCGCTACGACGCCAACCGCCGCCGCCGCGGCACGCGCATGGTGCTGATGGCCCGCCTGCTGAACCGGGCCAGCACGGCCGGGAAGTTCACCACAGTCCGCAACGCCGCGGTGTCCGCCGCCGCGCGGTTTAGCTAG
- a CDS encoding SMP-30/gluconolactonase/LRE family protein, whose protein sequence is MTTTPVNLLADDATLEKVATGAAWAEGPVWIPARSAVRFSDIPGNRILEYREATGDLEVYAAEAEFTNGRALDQAGAVIQCSHGRRAIERDTGTADDAVPAVTTLVDSYNGHRLNSPNDVVVKSDGTIWFTDPSYGIQKETEGHPGEEEYGDRYVFRFDPASGELTPAVIDVEVPNGLAFSPDESILYVSDTSRGTPAMDGGERLNGHAIHAYDVVGGRFARNGRVFAEVDPGVPDGFRVDVHGNIWSSSQDGVQVFSPDGTRILQIPVPETVSNVCFGGDDGTTLYLTASTSLYRIATTVTDAAAALRA, encoded by the coding sequence ATGACGACGACGCCCGTAAATCTGCTTGCTGACGACGCAACTCTGGAGAAGGTGGCCACCGGCGCGGCCTGGGCGGAGGGTCCGGTCTGGATTCCGGCACGGTCCGCGGTGCGTTTCAGCGACATCCCCGGCAACCGAATCCTGGAATACCGCGAGGCCACGGGTGATCTGGAGGTTTACGCGGCAGAGGCTGAGTTCACTAACGGCCGGGCGCTGGACCAAGCCGGAGCGGTGATCCAGTGCTCGCACGGGCGGCGGGCCATTGAGCGGGACACCGGCACTGCGGACGACGCCGTCCCCGCCGTCACCACGCTGGTGGACTCCTACAACGGGCACCGGCTGAACTCCCCCAATGACGTGGTGGTGAAGTCCGACGGAACCATCTGGTTCACTGACCCCTCCTACGGAATCCAGAAGGAAACGGAGGGCCACCCGGGCGAGGAGGAATACGGCGACCGTTACGTCTTCCGCTTCGATCCGGCCAGCGGCGAGCTGACGCCGGCGGTTATCGATGTGGAGGTGCCCAACGGGCTGGCGTTCTCCCCCGATGAATCCATCCTCTACGTCTCTGACACTTCCCGGGGCACCCCGGCCATGGACGGCGGCGAGCGCCTGAATGGCCACGCGATTCACGCGTACGACGTCGTCGGGGGCCGTTTTGCGCGCAACGGACGGGTTTTCGCCGAGGTGGATCCGGGCGTTCCGGACGGTTTCCGGGTGGACGTGCACGGTAATATCTGGTCCTCGTCGCAGGACGGTGTGCAGGTGTTCTCCCCGGACGGCACCCGAATCCTGCAGATCCCGGTGCCGGAGACCGTCAGCAACGTGTGCTTCGGGGGCGATGACGGGACCACCCTGTATCTGACCGCGTCCACCAGCCTGTACCGGATCGCCACCACGGTGACCGACGCGGCGGCAGCTCTGCGCGCCTAG
- a CDS encoding aromatic acid/H+ symport family MFS transporter, with the protein MAKQVSPSTEWNIPRRTTGLVLFACWLAILAEGYDVGVLGAVLPALAEYKEWDLSPLELGGLGAYALVGMLFGALFIGTLSDIIGRKKMLLLSMAIFTVTQAGAAMAPTPEIFGLFRFLGGLGMGGVIPVAAALTIEYSAPKKRSFNYGLMYSGYSLGIVASALVAMALLPNFGWRAVVAVGALPVLILPVVAYLLPESLEYLVSKGRITQAKALAARQNIPNYNPTPPARGGASIPWREVMATMFSRKFLRSTVFFWISLFCGMVLVYGLNTWLPQIMRKAGYDLGSSLTFLLVFSLASAIGGLALGYAADRVGQKLILVVFYVLGAAGILLLMFPNSMVVNLAFVAFAGIGSISTSLVLTGYIADYYPAATRATATGWALSFARIGAISGPIIGGWIAASGVPFEWNFAVFAIVGLIAAGAVALIPKRVPQLDGLAADAGAAPSAEAMKA; encoded by the coding sequence GTGGCTAAACAGGTATCGCCATCAACTGAATGGAACATTCCCCGCCGTACAACCGGCCTGGTGCTCTTTGCCTGCTGGCTGGCGATCCTCGCCGAGGGATACGACGTCGGCGTCCTCGGCGCCGTCTTGCCGGCGCTGGCCGAATACAAGGAATGGGATCTCTCGCCGCTTGAGCTGGGAGGCCTCGGCGCCTACGCCCTGGTGGGCATGCTCTTTGGCGCACTGTTCATCGGTACGCTCAGCGACATCATTGGGCGCAAAAAAATGCTCCTGCTGTCCATGGCCATTTTCACGGTCACCCAGGCGGGTGCCGCCATGGCGCCCACCCCCGAAATCTTCGGTCTCTTCCGCTTCCTGGGCGGCCTCGGCATGGGCGGAGTCATCCCCGTTGCGGCCGCGCTGACCATTGAATATTCCGCGCCCAAAAAGCGGTCCTTCAACTACGGCCTCATGTATTCGGGATATTCGCTGGGCATTGTCGCGTCGGCACTCGTCGCCATGGCGCTGCTGCCCAACTTCGGCTGGCGCGCAGTGGTGGCCGTGGGTGCCCTGCCCGTTCTCATCCTGCCGGTGGTTGCCTATCTGCTGCCGGAATCCCTGGAGTACCTGGTGTCGAAGGGGCGCATTACGCAGGCCAAGGCACTGGCCGCACGCCAGAACATCCCCAACTACAACCCCACGCCCCCGGCCCGCGGCGGGGCATCGATCCCCTGGCGCGAAGTCATGGCCACCATGTTCTCCCGCAAGTTCCTGCGTTCCACGGTGTTCTTCTGGATCTCCCTCTTCTGCGGAATGGTCCTGGTCTACGGACTGAACACCTGGCTGCCGCAGATCATGCGCAAGGCCGGTTATGACCTGGGTTCCTCGCTGACCTTCCTCCTGGTCTTCAGCCTCGCATCCGCAATTGGCGGCCTGGCCCTGGGCTATGCTGCGGACCGGGTTGGCCAGAAACTGATCCTGGTGGTCTTCTACGTCCTGGGTGCGGCCGGAATCCTGCTGCTGATGTTCCCGAACTCCATGGTGGTGAACCTGGCCTTTGTGGCGTTTGCCGGCATCGGCTCCATCTCCACATCCCTGGTCCTGACCGGCTACATCGCGGATTACTACCCCGCAGCCACCCGGGCCACGGCCACCGGCTGGGCGCTGAGTTTCGCCCGGATCGGTGCCATCTCCGGACCGATTATCGGCGGCTGGATTGCTGCTTCGGGCGTGCCGTTCGAGTGGAACTTTGCCGTCTTCGCCATTGTCGGCCTGATTGCCGCGGGAGCGGTGGCCCTGATTCCCAAGCGGGTTCCGCAGCTGGACGGGCTCGCAGCTGACGCCGGTGCAGCTCCCTCCGCCGAGGCAATGAAAGCCTAG